The Macaca fascicularis isolate 582-1 chromosome 12, T2T-MFA8v1.1 genome has a segment encoding these proteins:
- the NOP58 gene encoding nucleolar protein 58 isoform X8 translates to MRCREWYGWHFPELGKIISDNLTYCKCLQKVGDRKNYASAKLSELLPEEVEAEVKAAAEISMGTEVSEEDICNILHLCTQVIEISEYRTQLYEYLQNRMMAIAPNVTVMVGELVGARLIAHAGSLLNLAKHAASTVQILGAEKALFRALKSRRDTPKYGLIYHASLVGQTSPKHKGKISRMLAAKTVLAIRYDAFGEDSSSAMGVENRAKLEARLRTLEDRGIRKISGTGKALAKTEKYEHKSEVKTYDPSGDSTLPTCSKKRKIEQVDKEDEITEKKAKKAKIKVKVEEEEEEEKVAEEEETSVKKKKKKGKKKHIKEEPLSEEEPCTSTAIASPEKKKKKKKKRDNED, encoded by the exons ATGCGATGTAGAGAATGGTACGGCTGGCATTTCCCTGAATtaggaaaaattatttcagataatTTGACATACTGCAAGTGTTTACAGAAAGTTG GCGATAGGAAGAACTATGCCTCTGCCAAACTTTCTGAGTTGCTGCCGGAAGAAGTTGAAGCAGAAGTGAAAGCAGCTGCAGAGATATCAATGGGAACAGAGGTTTCagaagaagatatttgcaatattCTGCATCTTTGCACCCAG GTGATTGAAATCTCTGAATATCGAACCCAACTCTATGAATATCTGCAAAATCGAATGATGGCCATTGCACCCAATGTTACAGTCATGGTTGGGGAATTAGTTGGAGCACGGCTTATTGCTCATGCAG gttcTCTTCTGAATTTGGCCAAGCATGCAGCTTCTACCGTTCAGATTCTTGGAGCAGAAAAGGCACTCTTCAGAGCCCTCAAATCTAGACGGGATACCCCTAAGTACGGTCTCATTTATCATGCTTCACTCGTAGGCCAGACAAGTCCCAAACACAAAGGAAAG ATTTCTCGAATGCTGGCAGCGAAAACTGTTTTGGCTATCCGTTATGATGCTTTTGGTGAGGATTCAAGTTCTGCAATGGGAGTTGAGAACAGAGCCAAATTAGAGGCCAGGTTGAGAACTTTGGAAGATAGAGGG ataagaaaaataagtggAACAGGAAAGGCAttagcaaaaacagaaaaatatgaacaCAAAAG TGAAGTGAAGACGTACGATCCTTCTGGTGACTCCACACTTCCAACCTGTTCTAAAAAACGCAAAATAGAACAGGTAGATAAAGAGGATGAAATtactgaaaagaaagcaaaaaaagccaAGATTAAAGTTAAAG ttgaagaagaggaagaagaagaaaaagtggcagaagaagaagaaacatctgtgaagaagaagaagaaaaagggtaaaaagaaacacattaaggAAGAACCACTTTCTGAGGAAGAACCATGTACCAGCACAGCAATTgct agtccagagaaaaagaagaaaaagaaaaaaaaaagagataacgAGGATTAA